DNA from Mustela nigripes isolate SB6536 chromosome 14, MUSNIG.SB6536, whole genome shotgun sequence:
GTCCTTATTGTACACATCAATAGAATTTGGTGGGATACCAAACCGCAGCCGGGAGAGCACTTTGCATCCGCAGTGAAGGCGCTGCCCGTGCGCCCTCGcagcaggggctgctgggggaaGCCCTGCACGTTCCCAACTCTGGCTTGCCTGGGATTGCGGTCTGGGTCCGCTGCTGCCTCTACAGAAAACCGCGGGGCTCTGTCTTTGTCCCAGGTGTCCTGAAACTCCTCTCTGGAAGTttacattgtttattttgtttttttttttcccctctgtcttgtttcttgaaCCCTCCTCCTGGAGTCCCCGGGCCCCTGTACCTCCTCCTCTTGCTGtctgctccctcctgctccccatcTCCGGGTCATCTGCTCTACAGCCCACGTTCCCGGCACTTTACCCAGCCAGCCCCTGTGCTCTGCCTTCTCCCACGGACGGCTTCTGAGCTCTGCCCGTTCTCTGAACGTCCTTTCGTTTCACGATTCAGTGTCTTGTCTGTCCCTTACGGAACACTCACCACAGCTGGGCTCGACCTCCCCAACCTTTGTAATCCTCTGCGATTGCCCTGCGTCGCTGTCTTGGTGTCTGTCATTCCTGAGAGAGCCTCACTCGTGCCAGAGCTGAGTGGGGTCTCTGAGCACATGGTAGGAAGTTTGTGCTTCACACGCATGGGCACGTGTGGGCCGAGCGTTTGAAGGTGGTCTTGTTAGTTCTTCCGGGAACCTGGAAATTTCTTGCCTAGAATGAGAAGGCCTAGCTACTGGTGTTCTGGGAGCCAAAACGGGAAGACAGCATGGGCGTCCACATTTGGCACCCGCATCCCCCCTCTGGAGCCTGGGGGGTCCACCCTCCCCTGAGCCTGGCACCTCTGCAGCCAGAGACCCTCTGCTGTGCCCCCAACATCCAGCCTCCTGATACGTGACCATGGTGCAGGCTCCTGGCCATCCCGGCAGGGACTGGTCGGCAGCTCTCAGTTTCTGGAAAAGTCCCACCAATCCTCCCCACATTAGACTCCAGATCCAGAAGCACTGGGATTTCTGAGATTTAGGGACCAGAAGAGTGAGCTGGGCTTGTTTTCGACTCCCGCCCCTGCTGGCTGAGGATCTGGCCTTCCAGGCCCTGCTCTCCAGCTCTCCATGTGTTTGCTGTCTTCCCCTCTTCCCGGCCGGCAGAAATCCCGCTGCTTTCACCgtgctgaggctcagggagaaaAGCTGGACGCCAGCGCTCTGTGTCCCCTTGCGCCCAAGTCCCCTGAGCCAACCCCCGTCTGCCTTCCAGTTCTCCAACCTCAGGGAAGACAAGAAGCTCAAAGAGATGACGGGCATCATCGAGAAGGACAACCTTCTTCTCCGCCAGGTGACCGCCAGGTGGCCGCCAGGTGTGGTTGAACAGCCCGGCCGCTGTTCTGGCCGTCAGTCCTGACGGCGCCGGCAAGACGAGCGGGAAAGCCCTTGGCAGGGGCCCCGACTGCGGCAGCCCCCCGGGCCGGGAAGCGCGCGCTCCCGCAGCCCCTCCGCCGTCGCTGGCTCCAGACCGACCGGGGGTCCGTGAACGTCGGCTGCCTTTTCTCGGGAGGGGCGGGCGGGGACGCAGGCGACCCGTTTGGGCCGAGGGGCCAACTCCCTGGCCCTCCCCGGCTCCCTGCAGCAAGTGTCGGAGCTGCAGAGCCAACTGGACAAGCAGGAGCGCGCCATGGCGGAGTACGACGCCAAGGTCAGCCAGCTGCAGGCGCAGGTGAGCCAGAACCAGAACCACCTGCAGAGACGGAAGTGGCTGCAGGAGGAGATGCTGAGCAAGAACGAACTGATCCAGCAGGCCGAGCAGCAGGCGCGCGTGGCCCTGGAGAGCGCCCAGTCCCGGGtaggccccgcccctccgccccgccccgccccgccccgccccgcgggaGGCCACCGCGCGCCGGGTGGGCGTGGCCGTGCGCGGGGAGGGCGGGGCATCGGCGCGCTCCTCCTCCTAGCCCCGCCCCCGCACGGGGGAGGCGCTCCGGGAACTCCGGCAGGGAGCGCGAAGGGGTGCTGGGGCTCGCACAGCTTGCGGGGTGGCGGGAGGGGGCCCCGAGGCCGGGCGGACCGCGTCCGGCTTGCGCCGTGAGGGGCACGAGGGTTGGGGTAGCCGGCCTGGAAGGAGCGCTCCGGGGCCGGGCGCGCGGGGCAACGCCGTCTGTTTGTCGTCCTCGGGGAGCGCGCGTGGGTCCGGCGCGGCTCCGGGCGGCTCCGGGCAGCTTCCCGACCCGTCGGACGGTGCTGGGAAGCCGGGGTTCGTAGCGTCCTCGCTGCTCACACAAGAGCCTGCAGCTGGAGGGGCGAGGAACCCTCCAGCCCCCTGGAGCTGCGCGGGGGTGCCGCTGGGGTGCGGAGAGCCCCACCCCGTGTCGCAGCCCCCATGCTGCAGGCCAGCAGAAGCACAGAGGCGCAGGGCCGTCGGGCGGGAAGGAAATCAGCCAAGAGCCGACCCGATCCAGAATCcaaaaaccagaaaagagaaaGTCCTGTGCCCGGAGGTTTTCGCAGGGACACCTCCCCCTCCAGTGCCTGCTGTGGCAGGGCGTGATTGCCCCACTCCCGCAGGGGCCAGCCTCCCGGTGGGTAGCTTGGCAGCATCACCCAGGGCCCACTCGCTCTCCTAAAACTGTTTGGGATCATCCGGTGGTCCCCCTGTCAGAGTGTGGGTGAGGCGTAGTGGCCCCCTCTGGTTCTCTCTGGAGTCTGATAGTGCCTGGAAGGCCGTGTTGAGAAAGTTTATGGGGCAGGTCTGGGGGCTGCAGGGAGTGGTGCCATGCCGTGACCCATGAGTAACGCCTGAGACAGCCCGCGCCGTGGGGCACTGTGGCTGGACACCCAGGTGACCGTCACCCCTGCCCAGCAGGAGTCACCTCCCAGTACAGGGGGCAAGGCCCCCCATTCCCTCGGTAACCCCTACACCCCATAGGGAAGAGCTCAGAGCTAGCCTCAATCCACattggaaagaaaggaagcccCCTCCCCATCCAAGATCCAGGGGCTCCTAACACGCCCTCTGTCACTTCAACGCTGTCCCGGGGCAAAGTGGACTGGCCTTCAGCCCTATGGAGGCGGGGCAGGCTCCCTGGAGGCTGGCTCCCACGTGGCACTTGTGCATTGTCAGGGCTTCTGTTCATGAGGAACTTGGGGGACCCGTCTGAGTGCTTCTGGGGCACAGATTGGAGGAGGTGGGCTGGGACACGGCACTCGCACGACGATGCTGTCGGCAGCTACACTAGACAGCTAGACAGCTAGACTAGACAGCAGCTCCGTCCTAGTTAACGCCTGGTTACCgcctggctcctggctggctAATGCAAACATGGTTCTTGCACTGACTCCAAGCGCGAACTGCCTCACCCTCccgagagcaggaggaagggcttgGAGGACACTGGGACAGAGGGACGACCGATGGAGGGCCTGGTGTTCCCTTCGCTGCTAACAGTGAGGGGCTCATCCACTGGCAGGGTGTTCCCCGGGGGCATCACAGAGTCTCCccctggggcaggaagggccTGCCAGTGCCCTTGGGGACAGGATGGCCTGGGGACGCTTTGAAGACCTTGtactgcttttttctctttttttgtacaGGTTTacttcttcaattaaaaaaaaaaaaaaaggtagtagaAAGTCTTAAAGACTGAGTGCCCAGTGCCCTGGGTCTGGGTTTTGATCGGGCACCTTCTAGCTCACAGGTGGACCTGCGGCCCCTCCAAACACTTCCATTTCCTAAAGCTGTGAAGAGTGAGGACAGACCTACCGTCTGGAAGGCTTCCCTCAGGGGTGGGCGTGACTGGCTCCCCGCTTGCCTTTGCTCACAGCTTGAGAGACTGAGAAACAAGATCATCCAGGCCACCTTCAGCACCTCCGGGGCCAAGTCTTTTGCTACTGAGATCTCCGACAATGACGTTCTAGAAGCTTTGCAGGTAACCGGCACTGGGCTGCCTCCTGGTCCCTGAGGCTGTCTCCAGGGTGCCCCTTGCTGATCTGTGGCTGGGGACTGAGGGGACCCCCATTCTTGTCCTGGCTGTGTCACCATTCACTGCGTACCCCGGGATCATCCTTGCTCTCAGCTTGGGGAGAGGGGACCAGATCTCCCTCTGGTGAGGCTGCGCTGCTCTCAGCATTCAGCTCCGGGGTGCAGTGGGGACGGGGCCAAGCTGCTGAGGTCCCGGAGATTCGCCAGCAGCaggagcacccccccccaccagcttCTGTCCTCGTTGGGGGGTGCTTCTTAGGACCTCAGCAGGACCCGGACACGGCCCCCCCTCCCTGGCCTTGGTTCAGGCTGTCATCTCGCTGACCCCAAGCACAGGCCTCACAGCGGGAGGGGGGTAGGAGAAACAGTGCAGGCTTTGGGGCTGGCAGGAGCAAGCCCCCCACCTCCGTGGGCCTCGGCTGACAAGCGGTGGGCTGCCTCTTGGGTTTGCTGAGCCCTAAAGCCGCCCTCTGCACATGGGAGAGAGCCCGTCTGCCTTCTGGGCACCGCGTTGGGGGCGGGGATCTGGGAGAAGAGCCCCCGACTGTCACGTGCTCTGCACAGGGCCCCATGGATTGTCCTTAGGGGCCGCTTCTGTCCCCGCGCTCCGAGCCTCCCATGGCACGGCCTGTGCCTCAGCAGGTGCCTATGACCTtccggcacccccccccccccccgtttcccCGAGCCTGATTTGCTTCCTCTGTGTCGTGGGGTGGGGCCCTGTAGGGTAGCAACAGCCTGGTGGGGGGACCTGCAAGACGACCTGGGGCGGGGCTGCTGCCGCCAGGCTCCTGTTGCTTGGTGTGGAGCGAGCCACGGGAGGAGTCATCAGGAGCCCCCAGTAGCCAGGAAAGaagcccttccccctgctggaCACCAAACAGTGATGCGCCAAAGCAGGAGAGGTGAGGGAGGGGCCGGCCATCTCCCTGTGTGCGGGACAGACTCGATGGCCTCTGAGCTCTCTTGGTCTGGGCGGCTCCACATTCTTGGAGGACGTAAGTGGAGCTGGCGCTGCTTCAGGGGAGAGGGGACTCCCACCCGCCTGTGGCAGccatctcttcccaactctgaATTCTGTGGCTTCATCTCGGGCGTGGGCTCAGCCCCGGTGCGGGTGTTTCCAGCCCAGAAGTTAGCAAACACTACAGACCAGAGCTCTCCCCGCTGGAGAACAGAGCCACGGTCCGTGCACACCATTGCTGCGGGCCAGCCGCCCTcatggggggagaggcagggtcccTGCAGCCTTGGGCTCATCTCTGTTGCAGAGGATCATCTCTGAGAGAGCCGACTACTACAATCAGCTCAAACAGAAAGGCGTCAGAGTGCCTCCCCTGCAGCAGACAGAGGCCCTGTCCTCCCTGAACAAGTCCAAGAAGACCACTTCCAAGTAGATGCAGCCCGGGCCCCCAGACGCCGCCTGCCCGCCCAGTGGACGTGGGGACCCAGCTCAGGGCCACCCCTGTGTGGCCTGGCCTTTTCGCTTAGAATTAAACTCTGTCCTTGGCCATGGACTCAGCTCTTCCTTCTCTGGGGACTTATGGGGGCCTGGGGGACAAACACACTGCCCCCCTTCCTGGGGAGACCCCCACACTGAGCCAGGGCCCACGCCCGAGACCTCAGGTTTGGGAGGCCTGAGACTCGGTGCCCAtccgctctctccctccccctgctgcacAAACCCACGAGGTGGGGGCTCCCCTGGCTGGGGCACGGCTTGGACCGGTTTGGAAGACGGTGGCGGCCGTTTTCGACGCCTGTTCCCGTCACTGCTGCGGGAGTGAAAGCTCTAGGAGGCCACGCACCCTGATCTGCGCGTTTGCCCGGTCTGCGTCCCGCACCTCGCAGGTTCGCGGCCCCCCGACGCGCTGAACGCCGGCACCCGAGCGCGGCGGCTGGTCTCGGCCCCCACCTCCGCCAGCCTGTGCACGCAGCCGGCCTTTCCCGCTTCGCGCTCGCCGCGGGCCCAGTGCGGGAGCCGAGGAACAGCGGGGACTCCCGCGCAGGCTCCCCGGGGGCGCCGGGCTGGGCGGCCTCGTCGGTCGGAGCAGAGCCGGGAGGCTCCAGGGCCCGCTTCTGCACCAGTGCCCGGCACCCGCGCGGTCTGGGGGTGGCCCGGCCCCCNNNNNNNNNNNNNNNNNNNNNNNNNNNNNNNNNNNNNNNNNNNNNNNNNNNNNNNNNNNNNNNNNNNNNNNNNNNNNNNNNNNNNNNNNNNNNNNNNNNNNNNNNNNNNNNNNNNNNNNNNNNNNNNNNNNNNNNNNNNNNNNNNNNNNNNNNNNNNNNNNNNNNNNNNNNNNNNNNNNNNNNNNNNNNNNNNNNNNNNNNNNNNNNNNNNNNNNNNNNNNNNNNNNNNNNNNNNNNNNNNNNNNNNNNNNNNNNNNNNNNNNNNNNNNNNNNNNNNNNNNNNNNNNNNNNNNNNNNNNNNNNNNNNNNNNNNNNNNNNNNNNNNNNNNNNNNNNNNNNNNNNNNNNNNNNNNNNNNNNNNNNNNNNNNNNNNNNNNNNNNNNNNNNNNNNNNNNNNNNNCGTGGTGAGGCGGGCGGAGGAGGTGGGCCTGCCGCGTCCGACCTGCCGTGCGAGGGGCCGCCCGGGGGTCCCGGAGCTgcggggtgggcggggggcggggctcgTAGCGCTGACCCGGCCCGGCGGCCGCGTGCGGGAAATGTCCGCCGGCTCCTGCTGGCAGCGGGGACCCCCCGGCGCCCGCTTCCCCTCCCGCTGCTCGCAGGGCTCTCCCCTTcaccttttcttcattttgtttctttctttttttttttttttaattttgaggccTCGGGGATCCGCTGCACGTCGGACCTTGACCTGCGGCCTGGGAGGAGGCGGGTGAGATCCACTGGCCGGGCTCTGACCGCCTGACCGCCTTCCTGGGCGCCGGAGTCCGGGCCCCCACGCCAGGACTCTCCCTTCGTAAGCTGTGGGCGCCTCAGGTGCTTTGGGGGAGAAGGGGTCTGAGGTATGCGGTGGTAGCCCCAGAGGGTCCCCAGCTTGGGTGTCTCCAGGTACTGGGGGATGGGGGCTGGAGAGCCAGGCCCTCAGGATCCCCGCTCTGAGCACCTCCCCAGCTTCTGGCGGCTCCGTCCAGCCGAGGTGGCTTCAGAGCCACCACCTCAGGCAGGAGTACTTTCCCCTGCCCGCCGCAGGAGCCCAGGCTTGAGCAGGTGGGGTTCACTCTTCTCAAGAAGCCCAAAGTGGGTGAGGGCTGGTGCTGCAGGGGTATCTGGGTTGCAGTGTGGCTGCTGCAGCTCCGGCCATCGTGCAAGGGCAGGAGGAAAGTGGCTGCTATTTTTTTGGTCAAAGTGAGAAACCGTGAGCTCCGCTGCGCTCCAGCCCTTTGCGGGCCTCCTGGTGACGTGGGAAAGCAAGAGCCAAGGTATTAAGCTTGTCTTGGGCCCCGGCTGTCATTTGGGGTGGCACATTGCTGCTGGGACAGAATGGGGATTCTGCCCACGGGCGGCAGGAGGGGACGTCAGGTGTGCAGCCCCAGAGTCGGCCTGGAGCCCCTTTCCCACACACACCTGGGGAAGCGCAGCCCACACTGTGCAGACACGCGGCCTCCCTTGGGCCTGAGAACAGCCACTGATCTGAGTGGCTACGGCAAAGCAGGTGCCCCGACCTGAGACGACCTGCGAGGACCTGAGAGACaagctcccttccttcctcccgctggcctgggatgggggaagggtggATGCAGAAGCGCGTTGGGGGCGGGTACGAACTGCCATCTCCTGAGTTTCTGGGTTAGCCTCTTGCCATTCGTGGGCCTGCTGTGCCTTTAAGCCTCTCTCCGGGGTTCCGTGGAAGGGGGTCCCTAGCAGGGAGACCCCTGCATCTCCAGCTCCTGCACTCCCGGCAGGCCCAGGGACCCACAGGCTCTGGCTTTTCCTGTAGgcagtggcggggaggggggctgccCCTGGGTCCGGCTGGAGGACACAGGACACAGCTGCCGGTGCTCTGGACGCTCCAGCCTCCTGGGAAGGGTCTGGCCCGTACCAGCCGCCGCCGCGTGCCGTGTCTTCCCAGCCTCTGGAGAGGCTCCGGGGCCTTATCAGTCAGGaatggggagggaaggcaggcagttATGAGGTCAAGGACCCATGGTTTCGGCCAGGGCGGCCTCAGCTATGCCAgagccccctctcctccccctgggTGGGGACAACCTCTAACATTCCTGAGGGAAGGGTTTGCAGCCTCCTGGGGTTGGAATTCTGCCTTGGCTTCCTCccatgtgaccctgagcaagtggCCCCACCACTTGGAGTCCTGGTCCCCTGGGAAGccaggtgaggtggggaggggggagccagCCCACAAGCCTCCCCCCCCCAGACCCTGGCCTTCACTGCAGCCCCACACAGAGCCCCAGCCGCTGCGCTCACCGGGATCATGGGTTACGGGGAGTCGGACACCCGCACGCCTGCCTTGGTCTCCCTGCCCGAGAGTGCCTCGGCCcgcctcctgcccctccttcctccttccgcAGCCCTGCAGCATGCAGCCCCAGGAGAGCGGCGTCCAGTACAGCAGGTGGGATGACCGCAGCCAGGACGAGGTCCACGTGGCGGCCGGGTCCAGCGCAGAGGCGCCCTGGAGCTGGGAGCGGTGAGGGCCCACAGGCCCGCGGGAGGAGGCTCCTCGTCCCTTGGTGGCTTCTGTGCTGCAGGgcgccccaccccagccccggcAGTCCCGGCCAGCCCGGGCCCTGCACCTCCCTCGCTGGGGTCCCTCCTGTCCCCCGAGTCGGCAGAGTGCACAGGCCACCCTCCTTCGGGgaccccctgccccagggccctcTCCTTTCCAGCCTAGCCCCCCAGTCTACTTGGGGACGGGCTCATGTGTGGGTGCTTCTCTCCCTAGGATCTCCCAGAAGCTGTGCTCGGGCAAGCTGGGCATCGCCATGAAGGTGCTGGGCGGAGTGGCCGTCTTCTGGGTCATCTTCATCCTTGGCTATCTCACCGGTTACTACGTGCACAAGTGCAAATGAGGCTGCCCAGCACGGACGCTCGGGGCTGGCTGCCGGTGCGTGGGGACGTGGGCTTGGACGGACCGACCCCTGTATGCCAGCACCCTTTTGTGTACAAAGAACCCCATATATACGGTCCTCGTGTACAGAAGACTCTTCTCTCTGGACAGaagcccccctgcccccgccgTGCTGTGGTCACTGGCCAGCACGTGGGCACACAGGTGCACATGCCTGGCGGCACGTGGCTAGCCGGGACATGCGTGGCTGGGAGAGGGGCTCGCTGGAGCTGGGACTGCAGGACCCGCCCCCACAGCCCCTGCAGGGAGAGGCCTTCCCCAGGCAGGCCTGGGGCCCACGGCCCAGTCTTCCATGCTGTGAAGGGGGTGTCCCTCTTGAGGGAGTGGATCCAATGGGAAGGCACTTCCCCGCCAAGGCAGCCATTAAAAGTCTGTTGAATGAAGGATGGGTGACAGCCGCTTCCACCGGGACCCAGGCGCCTGCCTGGCGTGAGGCCAGCTAGGGAGCACTCAGACCACAGTGGGAAGCTTGTGGGAGGGgcctgtcctccctccccctcagctcTGGGCCTTGGAATGTGTCTCTGCCTGGCTAGACCTTCTTGTGGGACGTGAGCCCCTGGGGGCAGGCCCGAGGACTGGCCACTGGTGGGACCTGTTCCTGCCTCACCTGACTGGCCTTGGACAAGGCCTCTCGGCTCAGGGCTTCTGTCCAGTCCCCCTGCCTTGTTCCCAGTAGGTGTCCTCTGGCCCCTCTGTTCACCCCTACCTCCAGACTATAAGTTCACAGCTCAGGCCCCAAAAACCTTTGCCAGAAACACCTTAGCAGAGTGCTTCCCAGACAGCTGAGGGCAGGAGATGCCAGACAGTCACTGTCCTCTTGGGCCCCGAGACTGGAGGTCACAGGGCACACCTGGGTGTTAGATGCCAAACTGGCAGGGGCGGACAGAGACCCCTCAAGACTGGCCTGCCTGCTAGGGATGGCTGCACCATGCCGGTGGTCCCTGGCTCTGCCCACaggagggaggggtgcctggtgggccTGGCCTGGGTTGGGGTCTCCAAGCGTGATGGGGGCCGGCTGTGGGGTAGGGAAGCTGGTTAAGGGGCAGAGGGGCTGGTCCAGTCAGCCCTAGTCTCTGGGCCTCCGCACCTGTCTCCAAGACCTGTTTCCCGGCCCTGTTAGGCCACACTCGAGGACGGAGGGGTGCCAGCCGGCTGGCATGTACCCAGCCTTACCCTGGAGCCACCACTGGGGGCGCACTGGGGGGGACTCGGCTGGGCTGCACAGCCTCCATGGGCTCTAGGACATTGGCAGTTTCCCCAGAGGTGCAGGGGCTGGGTCTCCCCAGGACTGGGTGCGGCCTCTGCCAAGAGCCTGGCCAGGGTGCTGGACAGAAGAGGAGGGCCCTGGCGGCTGCCTGCCCAGCACTTCTGAGGTcactcttcccccaccccctgcccacttCCCAAACGCCCAGCAGGCctcaggcccccccccccccccgcctcagCAGCCCCAGGCAGAGCCCAGTGAGTGTGTGGGACAGGTCAGACtagaggggctgggggcagggcccaAGCACAGCGAGGagggggcacagagcaggtgggGGCAGCAAGCACATGTGGTCCACATGCGAGGGGCACTATGGGGAACCAGTCCCGGGATGGTGCCCTTGGCCCCTCCAGCTCAGCCCAGCACTGCCCAGTGATCCCTGTGGGTCCTCCCTGGCTTAGGGGAGGCACCGCGTGGGCTAGTTGATGACAAAAGCCATTAAGACCCAGCCTTCATGCTCCGTGCACCCCGAGGCCCAGCAGGTGTCAGGACAGAGCAGGTGCCGCGGGGCTCCCTGGCGCACGCGCATGTTCCCTGCCGTGGGCCCCACCAGCGCCGGGCTGATGTGCTGGGAGGCTGCAGGCGGAGCCCCTCAGGCCACAAGCCACCTTGTGAGTTGTCTCTGCCAGATGTGGGCCCCGGGGCCCTGGCCAGGGAGGGGGCAGCCCCCTGCTGAGTTGTCAGGCGATCTTTCCTCGCACATCTGACTCATGAGTGAGACCTGCCGGGGACAGGTGCCCCTGTGAGGGGGTCCAACGCCCACTCTAGGCCTGGAGGGTCCAGCAGCCTCCCTGGGCAGAGCCCGTGTGATTGTTAAGTGCCTCTTGCTTTTTGCTGGCAAGATCTGGGCTGGGAAGGGGGGGTTCAGGTCCTCTGTTTCCCCCCAGACACTACCCTGAAATACTGCCAAGGAAGGAAtggctggggaggggcacagaTGTTTTTATTAAAGGACTTTTATGAGCGGGCCGGACCGGCAAAGAGGAAGGATGTCTGGTTTCTGGTCGGAAGCTCAGTGCATCCGCACACCTCACGCAGGGCTGGGCTGCGTCCGAAAGGCACCAGGCCGGCAGTTCTGCCCACGTCAGCGAGGTCACAGCTGACGGCATGTGGCCCGCCCAGCCGCAGACCCACGCCAGCCAGCCCACCCACAGCAGTCActccctgggagcccagggcgCATGAGATAACAAAGCCAGAGCCACCAGCGCAGATGTTGGTTAGGTCTGGGGttaacaaaacaaggaaaagccACCATCTGGCACCGTCAGCCCAGGGAC
Protein-coding regions in this window:
- the SMIM1 gene encoding small integral membrane protein 1 gives rise to the protein MQPQESGVQYSRWDDRSQDEVHVAAGSSAEAPWSWERISQKLCSGKLGIAMKVLGGVAVFWVIFILGYLTGYYVHKCK